The following proteins are co-located in the Acanthochromis polyacanthus isolate Apoly-LR-REF ecotype Palm Island chromosome 7, KAUST_Apoly_ChrSc, whole genome shotgun sequence genome:
- the cenatac gene encoding coiled-coil domain-containing protein 84, with the protein MGTFYCAICRQTTFTGKRHIFGKNHQSRLRVVLLKFVEKVKEARRTLKKPQVEKFDCTQHKQTFWCYCCGLNIESNVTDGNMAVLHGGLLEHMATPEHKKNTHKFWWENKADPKLRDKVIIAEEETERFKVEVAKALESYVEKEDEYIKQQADLLRAQEKHRQEVLQSLLERDAEPESFNGPNSTDVSAEDPVSSQFLSQGSVQQVGSSFVDSMVEVPRAAAGQGLTFIGYQDSSNSGNVHTGAVPPWLQDDPLEGTSGGAAHSEIGPSLQEFLKQKEQEKLKKLPPNRVGANFDHSSHTDANWLPSFGRVWNSGRRWQSRHQFRQEEGQKKRQKRKRDHGTEGSKKAKTTEQLTNSDNT; encoded by the exons ATGGGTACATTTTACTGCGCCATATGTAGACAAACAACATTCACCGGGAAGCGACACATCTTCGGAAAAAATCACCAAAGCAGACTCAGAGTGGTTCTTCTTAAATTTGTAGAAAAG GTAAAGGAAGCTCGCCGAACACTAAAGAAACCACAAGTAGAAAAGTTTGATTGCACCCAGCACAAGCAGACATTCTGGTGTTACTGCTGTGGGCTTAACATTGAGAGTAATGTTACAGACGGCAACATGGCCGTGCTGCATGGAGGTTTATTAGAACACATGGCCAC CCCAGAGCACAAGAAGAATACACACAAGTTCTGGTGGGAAAATAAGGCAGACCCAAAGTTAAGAGACAAGGTCATCATAGCAGAGGAGGAAACTGAAAG GTTCAAAGTTGAAGTTGCAAAAGCGTTGGAATCATATGTGGAGAAAGAAGATGAATACATTAAACAG CAAGCTGATTTACTCCGGGCTCAGGAAAAGCATCGTCAAGAGGTCCTTCAGTCTCTTTTAGAG CGTGATGCAGAGCCGGAGTCGTTTAACGGACCCAACAGCACCGACGTGTCTGCGGAGGATCCTGTCAG CTCTCAGTTTTTGTCTCAAGGATCAGTCCAGCAGGTGGGGAGCAGCTTCGTGGACTCCATGGTTGAAGTGCCGCGGGCTGCAGCAGGACAAGGCCTGACTTTTATAGGTTATCAG GATTCATCAAACAGTGGAAATGTTCATACAG GTGCTGTCCCTCCTTGGCTCCAGGACGATCCTCTGGAGGGAACCTCTGGAGGTGCCGCACATTCAGAAATTGGCCCGTCACTCCAGGAGTTCCTCAAACAAA AGGAGCAAGAGAAGCTGAAGAAACTTCCTCCGAACCGAGTGGGAGCCAACTTTGATCACAGCTCACATACAGACGCCAACTGGCTTCCCTCCTTTGGCCGAGTGTGGAACAGCGGCCGACGCTGGCAGTCCAG GCACCAGTTCAGACAAGAGGAGGGGCagaagaagagacagaagaggaagagggatCACGGCACAGAGGGCTCAAAGAAAGCAAAGACGACTGAACAGCTGACAAATTCTGACAACACTTAA